The following are from one region of the Sardina pilchardus chromosome 3 unlocalized genomic scaffold, fSarPil1.1 SUPER_3_unloc_1, whole genome shotgun sequence genome:
- the LOC134073785 gene encoding growth/differentiation factor 10-like — MAGSYLCALLHLLLYVDTRICALVDASTPGGETHGSPSERALDRAAFERNPQDVVTINMYKTYDRYTKEHRHRDGNTVRSFRALPVSSNNRLLFQFNLTSIPESEVVVAATLHFLEPPRAFPEPWSCRRPRDGPSSCRPVTASSPRRLVLRGGGVASNAASSSRLASYPLPPRPRPHRHGNWLQRNVSAPLRQARADALVLLTAEFHTDAVAEQRRSGAGSKAESVRPHLLVFTDDRSIGEPNSVAATLQRYGLFNQNQNQNQNQNHNHNQNQNQNRPRRSTEHLQNNLLRNLQHTEPKSRELWENTYFPLKAQAPRPHAPQGGQGAGGGSRERELRFDERTMKRARRRQGNEPRVCSRRYLRVDFADVGWSEWVLEPKAYEAFYCAGTCRFPVPKVVRPSNHATIQSIVRAVGIVPGVPEPCCVPEHMSALPVLYLDPERNLVLKVFPGMSVQTCACR; from the exons ATGGCGGGTTCGTACCTGTGCGCGCTGCTGCATCTGCTTCTCTATGTTGACACGCGTATATGCGCGCTGGTGGACGCGTCGACGCCGGGCGGAGAGACACACGGGTCACCCAGCGAACGCGCCTTGGACCGCGCCGCGTTTGAGAGGAACCCGCAGGATGTGGTCACCATAAATATGTACAAAACGTACGACCGATACACCAAGGAGCACCGCCACCGCGACGGAAATACCGTGAGGAGCTTCAGAGCTCTCCCGG TGTCCTCCAACAACAGACTCTTGTTCCAGTTTAACCTGACCTCCATCCCAGAGTCAGAGGTCGTTGTCGCGGCAACGCTGCACTTCCTGGAGCCTCCGCGAGCGTTCCCCGAGCCCTGGAGCTGCCGTCGCCCGCGCGACGGGCCGTCGTCCTGTCGCCCGGTGACAGCCTCGTCTCCACGGCGACTGGTGCTGAGAGGAGGGGGCGTGGCCTCTAACGCGGCGTCCTCCTCCCGCCTGGCCTCGTACCcgctgcccccccgcccccgcccccatcGCCACGGCAACTGGCTGCAGCGCAACGTCTCCGCCCCCCTCCGTCAGGCGCGCGCCGACGCACTCGTGCTGCTGACCGCCGAGTTCCACACGGACGCCGTCGCCGAGCAACGGAGGTCGGGGGCGGGGTCAAAGGCGGAGTCCGTGCGGCCGCACCTGCTGGTGTTCACAGACGACCGCTCCATCGGAGAACCCAACAGCGTCGCCGCCACTCTGCAGCGGTACGGCCTCTtcaaccagaaccagaaccagaaccagaaccagaaccacaaccacaaccagaaccagaaccagaaccggcCCAGACGT AGCACGGAACATCTGCAGAACAACTTGCTGCGGAACCTCCAGCACACAGAGCCCAAGAGCAGAGAACTCTGGGAGAACACCTACTTCCCTCTCAAAGCCCAAGCGCCCCGTCCACacgcacccca gGGTGGACagggtgcggggggggggtcTCGGGAGCGGGAGCTGCGGTTCGACGAGCGCACGATGAAGCGGGCGCGGCGTCGTCAGGGGAACGAGCCGCGTGTGTGTTCCCGCCGCTACCTCAGGGTGGACTTCGCCGACGTCGGCTGGAGCGAGTGGGTTCTCGAGCCCAAGGCCTACGAGGCCTTCTACTGCGCCGGGACGTGCCGGTTCCCTGTCCCCAAG gtggtCCGTCCCTCCAACCACGCCACCATCCAGAGTATCGTGCGTGCGGTCGGGATCGTTCCCGGCGTTCCGGAGCCCTGCTGTGTTCCGGAGCACATGAGCGCGCTCCCGGTGCTCTACCTGGACCCGGAGCGGAACCTGGTGCTCAAGGTGTTCCCGGGGATGTCCGTGCAGACCTGCGCCTGccgatga